GGTGCTCACGGTTCTCACCATCGTTGGCTTCTACGCAATGCAGGTGGCCACGGGTGAGAGCATAGGCAGCGGGGTCTTGGAGACGAGATTGGCGAACGCGGGCTTGAGCGAGAACGCCGGACTCAGCCTGATGTTGTCGTGTTGGCTCGTCTTCTGGACGATCGCAGTCGGAGCCGCGGGATACTGCGACCCGGGCCAGTGCAGACCGGCCGAGACGAAAGCCTGAGTCCTTCGGGCAGGGAGCTCCCTGCTCGGTTCAATCATTTTCCATGAGAGCATCTCCGCCTGCGACCAGTCCATGTAGGTCACTCCGCAAAGATTACCTATCGCCAGAGCCGTTTCCACCTCGCGCAGGTGATTGTCGCGACGGGAGAGAGATTCTCTGCTGCCATTACGAAGGCCTTCGGCGAGCTTAGCGCCAGGGATATTGAGTTGGTGGCCTCGAATTCTGGCGGAGTTGTTTCAGGCACGGAACTGCGGATCGCGGTCTTGGACAGAACCGCTCTTGTGGACACCGATGTTGGGACCGTGAGGTGGGACGACGGGACCGAGCCGGAGGACACCCTCAAGGTGATACTGCTTCACTATCTCTTGGGAGCCGACGGCAGAATCGACGGCGAGTGGATGTCATTCCGGGAGTTCGAGAGCGGCAATCTCTACTACTCAGTCTTCCACGGAAGGGCGCTGGTCCAGTTGATCTCAGCGTTTGGATCGGACCCGGCCCGGCTGGTCGCCGCTTCGGTCAAGCTGGGCGGCACGAGAGTGGAGCGGGGCGATGCATCCTTCGACTTTCTGTTCTTTCCCCACCTCAAGATGAACATCACGATATGGAAGGGTGACGACGAGGTCCCCGCATCGGCAAACATATTGTTCGATGCCGCTGCCGGCAGGATCCTTGGCGCTGAAGACCTTGCGCATCTCGCAGAAGATATCGCCGAGACGCTCGAACGCATGGCTAGGTGAGAACGACTAGGCCTTGGCTACTTTTGCCGCACAGACCTTCAGTTCGGGGATGTTGGATATCGGGTCGAGCGCCGCGTTCGTCAACCTGTTCGCCGCCGCCTCGGCATAGTGGAACGGGATGAAGATCGAGCCGAGGATTATTCTGTCGGTGACTCGCGCTTTCAGCGTGATCGAGCCACGCTTGGATGACACCGCCACCCTCTCACCGTCATTGATGCCGAGCCGCTTCGCATCCGAACCGTTGATCTCGACGTACGGCTCAGGGGCCTCCCGCTCGAGCTTGGGCGATCTTCGGGTCATCGTGCCCGTGTGGTACTGGAACAGGTTCCGGCCGGTGGTCAGGATGAACGGATACTCCTCAGACGGCTCCTCCATCGGCGGTGCATGCTCCACTGGTGCAAAGACTCCGAGGCCTTTCGTGAACTTCTGAGTGTGCAGAATCCTGGTCCCCTGGTGCTCCTTCGTCGGACAGGGCCACCGGAGCACCTGCTTGTCTATCCTGCCGAAGTCGATTCCGGCGTATTGGGGAGTCAGGGAAGCCATCTCTGCCATGACCTCTGCAGGGGACGAGAAGTCAAAACCGGGAGAACCCAGCCGCTTGCCCAGGTCGCATGCGATGACCCAATCGGCCCTAGCCTCTCCTGGTGGATCCACAGCCTTCCTGAGCAGTCGTATCGCTCTGTCGGTGGATGTGAACGTGCCATCTTTCTCTGCGTAGCACCCCGCCGGGAGAACCACGTGCGCCTTCTGGGCAGTTTCAGTTGGGAATATGTCGACGACGGCAAGGAACTCGAGCTCCTCGATCGCTTCCTCGAGGTGTCCGAGGTCCGGATCGGAGATCATGACGTTCTCGCCGAAGATGATCATGGCCTTCAACTTGCCAGCCATCGCCTCCTTCATCGCACACGTAAGTGTGAGCCCCGGATTGCCAGGCAGTTGCACGCCCCAGGCCTTCTCGAACTTCGCTTTGGATTCCGGGTCATCTACCCTCTGATATCCCGGGAAGAGGTTGGGAAGACCACCAGCATCACAAGCTCCCTGGACATTGCACTGTCCTCTGAGGGGGTTGAGTCCGGTGGACTCCTTACCGATATGGCCGGTCACCATCGCGAGGTTTGCCATGGCCTTCACAAGGTTCGTACCGTTGCTGTGCTGTGTGATGCCCATCGCGTATGCGATCATGGCCTTCTCGGTCTTGGCGTACAAGCGCGCGGCCTCGACCAGCTTCTCCCTAGGTATGCCGGTCGTCGCCTCGACCTTCTCGGCTGTGTAGTCCTTCACGACCTCCTTCAGCTCATCGAAGGCCGTCGTCCTCTGCTTGACGAATTCCTCGTTGACGAGGCCCTCGTCGATGATGATCTTGATCATGCCGTTTATCCACGAGATGTCCGTGCCCGGTCTCTGATGCAGAGAAAGATGGGATATCCTTGACAATGGAGTCTCCCTTGGATCGACGACGATTATCTTCGCGCCCTTGTCCAGCGCTCTCAACATCCTAGCACCGATCATCGGGTGGGCTTCGAGCGTGTTTGAGCCAGTGATCAGAATGCATTCGGCATTGTCGAACTCCGGGATGGTGTTCGTCATCGCGCCGCTTCCGAAAGAGTAGAGCAGTCCAGAGACGGTAGATGCGTGGCAGAGCCTCGCGCAGTGATCCACATTGTTGGTGCCCAGAGCCGCACGCGCGAGTTTCTGGATCAGATAGTTCTCCTCGTTGGTGCACTTCGCAGAGGCAAGAACGGCGATCGAATCCGGGCCGAATTTCTCCCTGATTCTCGTGACCTCCTTCACGATCCTGTCCATGGCCTGCTCCCAGGTGACCTGCTTGAGCTGCCCACCCTCTCGGATCATCGGGTGCTTGAGCCTGTCAGGGTGCTGGACGAAGGCGTGTGCGTTGTATCCCTTTATGCAAAGCCTCCCGAGACTTATCTCATCAGTCTTGCATGGGACGACGCCCACTAGCCTGCCATCGGCGACCTGCAGGAAGAAGTTGCAACCGGTGCCGCAGTACGGGCAGGTGGTCAGCACGTGCTTAACACTCATCGCACTCATCCTCCAAAGTCTCTCCCTCGAGAGTCGTGTTCAGCGGGCTGACGGCCTTCGGATCTCCGGGAACATAGCCGTAGACCTCCTTCATGTCTTTGGCCAGCATCTTTCTCAGGGTCAGCAGAGGTATCTCCGCCGGGCAGGAGCGCTCGCACTCGCCGCACTCGATGCACTTATCGATCATGTGGTACGACCTGATCATGTGGAACGAAAGGCCCGGGGGTATGCTCTGCTCGGGGACGAATGTCCTCTCCTCGAGAACGCAGTCGTCGCAGAAGCAGACCGGGCAGTTATGCGTGCACGCGAAGCACTTGTTACACTTTCTGAACTGCTTGACCCAGAACTTCAGCCTCTCCTCTGGGGACAGCTTTGCCAGTCTCTCTGACAGATCGTCCTTCGGCACAGGCTCGTTCGGCTCGCCGATGTCGACCTTGCTGGGGACGGGGTCGCTGCACCTGCACTTCGCTATCTGCTCCTTGCTGCACGCCAGTCCTATCTTGATTATCCGCTTCTCGTCGATGTAGTTGCGCTTCGTGAGTTCCGCAAGTGCCTTCTCGTCGCACCTGCGCGTGATGACCGCTATTTTGCCCTTCGGCACCCATGAGTAGATAGTCTCCAGTATAGTGATCAGCTGATAGGGGATGTCGACCCTGATCTCACCGACATCCTCACCCTTGGAAATGAGCGCAGGAGCGACATTCCCGTGCTCCTCCCTCATCATCAGGAGGTGGTCTGCGCCGCGCTCGTCGAAGGCGACCTTTGCCAGTCTCCTGCCGAGTTCGCTCAGAACTTCACCTCCCTCAACGGATTGGGCCCGAGCTTCTGGATATCCTGGACAAAATCGGTTATGACCTTCTGGAACTTCTCGCCCTCGGCCGCGCTGACCCAATCCAGTTTCATCCTCTTCTCGTCGATCCCGGTCTCCTTCAGGACCTTCTGGACCAGGGGCATCCGCTTCGCCGTCCTGTGGTTGCCGGTCATGTAGTGACAGTCGCCTATGTGGCAGCCCAGTACGAGAACGCCGTCGATGCCCTGCGACAGGGCTTTTATGACGTATTCCGGCTTCACGCTCGCGCTGCACATGACCCTGATGACATGGACGTTGGGCGGCATCTGGAGCCGGCTGACGCCCGCCAGGTCGGCCCCAGCGTACGAGCACCAGTTGCAGCAGAATGCGAGTATGGTCGGCCTGAAGTCCGTCATGGCGTCTCCTCCATCGCGCTCTTGACGAGCGCGTCGATCATGGCGCCCAGCTGCCTGGTCGTGAACCCTCTCTGTTGCATCGCGTCGTTCGGGCACGCGGCCACACAGGTTCCGCAGCCCTTGCACTGGGTCTCGTTGACCTTGGCATAGCGTCTGCCCTCGGATTCCACGATCTCAATCGCCTCGTACGGGCACGCGATCACGCAGTTCCCGCACGCGGCGCATTTGTCCGGGTCGGACTGCGCCGTGATGGCCTCGATCACGACCTTGCCCCTTCTGATGGGTATGGCAGCTTTCGCGGCGGCCGCCATCCCCTGTGATATGCACTCGCTCACGCTGCCTGGCCACCGGGCCGCCCCGCAGACGAAGATGCCGTCCGTGGCGAACTCCACAGGCCTCAGCTTCACGTGAGCCTCGAGGAAGAACCCGAACTTGTCTAGCGGGACCTTCAGGAGCTTCCCCACATCGCGCGAGTCTTCGCGTGCCACCATGGGCGACGCGAGAACGACGAGGTCGGC
The Candidatus Thermoplasmatota archaeon genome window above contains:
- a CDS encoding DUF3786 domain-containing protein, with translation MIVATGERFSAAITKAFGELSARDIELVASNSGGVVSGTELRIAVLDRTALVDTDVGTVRWDDGTEPEDTLKVILLHYLLGADGRIDGEWMSFREFESGNLYYSVFHGRALVQLISAFGSDPARLVAASVKLGGTRVERGDASFDFLFFPHLKMNITIWKGDDEVPASANILFDAAAGRILGAEDLAHLAEDIAETLERMAR
- the fdhF gene encoding formate dehydrogenase subunit alpha — protein: MSVKHVLTTCPYCGTGCNFFLQVADGRLVGVVPCKTDEISLGRLCIKGYNAHAFVQHPDRLKHPMIREGGQLKQVTWEQAMDRIVKEVTRIREKFGPDSIAVLASAKCTNEENYLIQKLARAALGTNNVDHCARLCHASTVSGLLYSFGSGAMTNTIPEFDNAECILITGSNTLEAHPMIGARMLRALDKGAKIIVVDPRETPLSRISHLSLHQRPGTDISWINGMIKIIIDEGLVNEEFVKQRTTAFDELKEVVKDYTAEKVEATTGIPREKLVEAARLYAKTEKAMIAYAMGITQHSNGTNLVKAMANLAMVTGHIGKESTGLNPLRGQCNVQGACDAGGLPNLFPGYQRVDDPESKAKFEKAWGVQLPGNPGLTLTCAMKEAMAGKLKAMIIFGENVMISDPDLGHLEEAIEELEFLAVVDIFPTETAQKAHVVLPAGCYAEKDGTFTSTDRAIRLLRKAVDPPGEARADWVIACDLGKRLGSPGFDFSSPAEVMAEMASLTPQYAGIDFGRIDKQVLRWPCPTKEHQGTRILHTQKFTKGLGVFAPVEHAPPMEEPSEEYPFILTTGRNLFQYHTGTMTRRSPKLEREAPEPYVEINGSDAKRLGINDGERVAVSSKRGSITLKARVTDRIILGSIFIPFHYAEAAANRLTNAALDPISNIPELKVCAAKVAKA
- a CDS encoding 4Fe-4S dicluster domain-containing protein; amino-acid sequence: MMREEHGNVAPALISKGEDVGEIRVDIPYQLITILETIYSWVPKGKIAVITRRCDEKALAELTKRNYIDEKRIIKIGLACSKEQIAKCRCSDPVPSKVDIGEPNEPVPKDDLSERLAKLSPEERLKFWVKQFRKCNKCFACTHNCPVCFCDDCVLEERTFVPEQSIPPGLSFHMIRSYHMIDKCIECGECERSCPAEIPLLTLRKMLAKDMKEVYGYVPGDPKAVSPLNTTLEGETLEDECDEC
- a CDS encoding hydrogenase iron-sulfur subunit, encoding MTDFRPTILAFCCNWCSYAGADLAGVSRLQMPPNVHVIRVMCSASVKPEYVIKALSQGIDGVLVLGCHIGDCHYMTGNHRTAKRMPLVQKVLKETGIDEKRMKLDWVSAAEGEKFQKVITDFVQDIQKLGPNPLREVKF